A single window of Streptomyces griseoviridis DNA harbors:
- a CDS encoding class E sortase has product MTALRPERESGAAYGQQPYGASDAFEEHTRGRDGTDGPATVFLPPIDEETVALRLPDPPPDDPLGAMSASAASVAPSAPGTAPGGRAARRKAAKRRHGRHGGSPAPAAGPEGVDGAGTGGSGAPLSRVEARRRARAQKVNPAVVVSRVIGEVFITTGVVMLLFVSYQLWWTNVRAHAQADKETSSLQDDWASGKRAPGEFEPGQGFAILHIPKLDVVVPIAEGVSNKKVLDRGMVGHYGEGKLKTAMPDAKTGNFSLAGHRNTHGEPFRYINRLTAGDDVVVETQSEYFVYKMTSMLPVTPPSNTSVIDPIPKGSGFTTAGRYITLTTCTPEFTSKYRLIVWGKMVEERPRSKGKPDALVE; this is encoded by the coding sequence GTGACCGCGCTGCGCCCCGAGCGCGAGTCAGGCGCCGCGTACGGGCAGCAGCCGTACGGGGCGTCCGACGCGTTCGAGGAGCACACCCGCGGCCGCGACGGCACCGACGGGCCCGCGACGGTGTTCCTCCCCCCGATCGACGAGGAGACGGTGGCGCTGCGGCTGCCGGATCCGCCGCCCGACGACCCGCTCGGCGCCATGTCCGCCTCTGCCGCCTCCGTGGCCCCATCCGCACCCGGAACCGCCCCGGGCGGCCGGGCGGCCCGCAGAAAGGCCGCCAAGCGCCGTCACGGGCGTCACGGCGGCTCTCCCGCGCCCGCGGCCGGCCCCGAGGGTGTGGACGGCGCGGGCACGGGCGGGTCGGGGGCGCCGCTGTCCCGGGTCGAGGCCCGGCGGCGGGCCCGCGCGCAGAAGGTCAACCCCGCCGTGGTGGTCAGCCGGGTGATCGGCGAGGTGTTCATCACCACCGGGGTGGTGATGCTGCTGTTCGTCTCCTACCAGCTGTGGTGGACGAACGTCCGGGCGCACGCGCAGGCCGACAAGGAGACCAGCAGCCTCCAGGACGACTGGGCGAGCGGGAAACGCGCGCCCGGCGAGTTCGAGCCGGGGCAGGGTTTCGCGATCCTGCACATCCCGAAGCTCGACGTGGTCGTGCCGATCGCCGAGGGCGTCAGCAACAAGAAGGTGCTGGACCGCGGCATGGTCGGGCACTACGGCGAGGGCAAGCTGAAGACGGCCATGCCCGACGCCAAGACCGGCAACTTCTCGCTCGCCGGGCACCGCAACACGCACGGCGAACCGTTCAGGTACATCAACCGGTTGACGGCGGGCGACGACGTCGTCGTCGAGACCCAGAGCGAGTACTTCGTCTACAAGATGACGTCCATGCTGCCGGTGACCCCGCCGAGCAACACCAGCGTGATCGACCCCATCCCCAAGGGCTCGGGGTTCACGACGGCCGGCCGCTACATCACCCTGACGACCTGTACACCCGAGTTCACCAGCAAGTACCGCTTGATCGTCTGGGGCAAGATGGTCGAGGAACGGCCGCGCAGCAAGGGGAAGCCGGATGCGCTCGTCGAGTAG
- a CDS encoding class E sortase, with amino-acid sequence MAATTDGTQHEDQHTTAPGPPPGRRRPGPVALAVGFLGELLITAGLVLGLFVVYSLWWTNVLADRKADREADKVRDTWSHQNPGPGGPGALDTKNGIGFLHVPAMRNGEVLVEKGTSEKVLNDGVAGYYTDPVKATLPTSDKTGNFTLAAHRDGHGAKFHNIDKLREGDPIVFETKDTWYVYKVYSILPETSKYNVQVLTPVPKESGRKKAGHYITLTTCTPVFTSRYRYVVWGELVRTEPVDNGRTLPKELR; translated from the coding sequence GTGGCAGCGACCACCGACGGCACACAGCACGAGGACCAGCACACCACCGCGCCCGGTCCGCCTCCTGGGCGGCGCCGGCCGGGACCGGTCGCCCTGGCGGTCGGATTCCTCGGCGAACTCCTCATCACCGCGGGCCTGGTGCTCGGACTCTTCGTCGTCTACTCGCTGTGGTGGACGAACGTCCTCGCCGACCGCAAGGCGGACCGGGAGGCCGACAAGGTCCGCGACACCTGGAGCCACCAGAACCCCGGCCCCGGCGGACCCGGCGCCCTCGACACCAAGAACGGCATCGGCTTCCTGCACGTCCCGGCCATGAGGAACGGCGAGGTCCTGGTCGAGAAGGGCACCTCGGAGAAGGTCCTCAACGACGGTGTCGCCGGCTACTACACCGACCCGGTGAAGGCGACCCTGCCCACCTCGGACAAGACCGGCAACTTCACCCTCGCCGCCCACCGCGACGGCCACGGCGCGAAGTTCCACAACATCGACAAGCTCCGCGAGGGCGACCCGATCGTCTTCGAGACCAAGGACACGTGGTACGTCTACAAGGTCTACTCGATCCTCCCGGAGACCTCGAAGTACAACGTGCAGGTCCTCACCCCGGTACCGAAGGAGTCCGGCAGGAAGAAGGCCGGCCACTACATCACCCTGACGACCTGCACCCCGGTCTTCACCAGCCGCTACCGGTACGTCGTGTGGGGCGAACTGGTCAGGACCGAGCCGGTGGACAACGGGCGGACACTGCCGAAGGAACTGCGCTGA
- the pknB gene encoding Stk1 family PASTA domain-containing Ser/Thr kinase, translated as MEEPRRLGGRYELGHVLGRGGMAEVYLAHDTRLGRTVAVKTLRADLARDPSFQARFRREAQSAASLNHPAIVAVYDTGEDYIDGVSIPYIVMEYVDGSTLRELLHSGRKLLPERAMEMTIGILQGLEYAHRSGIVHRDIKPANVMLTRNGQVKVMDFGIARAMGDSGMTMTQTSAVIGTAQYLSPEQAKGEQVDARSDLYSTGCLLYELLTVRPPFVGDSPVAVAYQHVREEPQAPSVFDTEITPEMDAIVLKALVKDPDYRYQSADEMRQDIEACLDGQPVGATAAMGSVGYGGYGDDQATTAMRADGGATSMLPPMNPDDGGYGYDDRPDRRRQKKANTSTILLVVAGVLVLIGAILIGKWAFSGKDSAGDPVSVPNLVSLSLSDATKQLTNSDLTLGTVTKKPCEDQPKGSVCASDPAKNTKVKKGETVNLVVSTGAPKVAVPSVLGKSLDEAKDILEGDDYKFVVETKTRESTEDPNKVLDQDPPLGKEVQKGSTITLTVAKAVAKSTVPDVSNQSCDAAKGQMTANNLTGNCTEVETDDQSKVGKVISTDPAAGTQVDKNSTVTIQIGKAKENEKVQVPGIQGQNLGTVKQALQNAGLQVGNIQGSNDDDAIVVSSDPGQGNTVDKGTAVNLIAVKNGNNNGGNNGGTNFFGGLTGGRGDD; from the coding sequence ATGGAAGAGCCGCGTCGCCTCGGCGGCCGGTACGAACTGGGCCACGTGCTCGGGCGCGGTGGCATGGCGGAGGTCTACCTCGCCCATGACACCCGCCTCGGCCGCACCGTGGCGGTGAAGACGCTGCGCGCGGACCTCGCGCGCGACCCGTCCTTCCAGGCCCGGTTCCGCCGGGAGGCCCAGTCGGCCGCCTCGCTCAACCATCCCGCGATCGTCGCGGTCTACGACACGGGCGAGGACTACATCGACGGGGTCTCGATCCCGTACATCGTGATGGAGTACGTCGACGGCTCCACACTCCGTGAACTGCTGCACAGCGGCCGCAAGTTGCTGCCGGAGCGGGCCATGGAGATGACCATCGGCATCCTCCAGGGCCTGGAGTACGCGCACCGCAGCGGCATCGTGCACCGTGACATCAAGCCGGCGAACGTGATGCTCACGCGCAACGGCCAGGTCAAGGTGATGGACTTCGGCATCGCCCGCGCCATGGGCGACTCCGGCATGACGATGACACAGACCTCGGCGGTCATCGGCACCGCCCAGTACCTCTCCCCCGAGCAGGCCAAGGGCGAGCAGGTGGACGCCCGGTCCGACCTCTACTCGACGGGCTGTCTGCTCTACGAACTCCTCACGGTCCGGCCGCCGTTCGTGGGCGACTCCCCGGTGGCCGTGGCCTACCAGCACGTCCGCGAGGAACCGCAGGCGCCGTCCGTCTTCGACACCGAGATCACCCCCGAGATGGACGCGATCGTCCTCAAGGCGCTGGTCAAGGACCCGGACTACCGCTACCAGTCGGCCGACGAGATGCGCCAGGACATCGAGGCGTGCCTCGACGGCCAGCCGGTCGGCGCCACCGCCGCGATGGGCTCGGTCGGTTACGGCGGCTACGGCGACGACCAGGCGACCACGGCGATGCGCGCGGACGGCGGCGCCACGTCGATGCTGCCGCCGATGAACCCGGACGACGGCGGCTACGGCTACGACGACCGCCCCGACCGCCGCCGCCAGAAGAAGGCGAACACTTCGACGATCCTGCTGGTCGTGGCGGGTGTCCTGGTGCTGATCGGGGCGATCCTGATCGGCAAGTGGGCGTTCTCCGGCAAGGACTCCGCCGGTGACCCGGTGTCGGTCCCGAACCTGGTGAGCCTGTCGCTGAGCGACGCGACGAAACAGCTGACCAACAGCGATCTGACCCTCGGCACCGTCACCAAGAAGCCGTGCGAGGACCAGCCCAAGGGCTCGGTCTGCGCCTCGGACCCGGCCAAGAACACCAAGGTGAAGAAGGGCGAGACCGTCAACCTCGTCGTGTCGACGGGCGCTCCGAAGGTCGCGGTCCCCAGCGTGCTGGGCAAGAGCCTCGACGAGGCCAAGGACATCCTGGAGGGCGACGACTACAAGTTCGTCGTCGAGACGAAGACCCGGGAGTCCACGGAGGACCCGAACAAGGTCCTCGACCAGGACCCGCCGCTCGGCAAGGAAGTCCAGAAGGGCTCCACGATCACCCTCACCGTCGCCAAGGCGGTGGCGAAGTCCACGGTCCCGGACGTCAGCAACCAGTCCTGTGACGCGGCCAAGGGCCAGATGACGGCCAACAACCTGACCGGCAACTGCACCGAGGTGGAGACCGACGACCAGTCCAAGGTCGGCAAGGTCATCAGCACCGATCCGGCGGCGGGCACCCAGGTCGACAAGAACTCGACGGTGACCATCCAGATCGGCAAGGCCAAGGAGAACGAGAAGGTCCAGGTGCCCGGCATCCAGGGCCAGAACCTCGGGACGGTCAAGCAGGCGCTGCAGAACGCGGGCCTCCAGGTCGGCAACATCCAGGGCTCCAACGACGACGACGCGATCGTGGTGTCGTCGGACCCGGGCCAGGGCAACACCGTCGACAAGGGCACCGCCGTCAACCTGATCGCCGTCAAGAACGGCAACAACAACGGCGGGAACAACGGCGGCACCAACTTCTTCGGCGGCCTCACCGGAGGCCGCGGGGACGACTGA
- a CDS encoding peptidoglycan D,D-transpeptidase FtsI family protein, with translation MNKPLRRIAIFCGLLVLTLLLRDNWLQYVKADSLKDDTLNRRVTIARYSTPRGDIIVDGDPITGSTKTSKSGLNDLEYKRTYKNGPMWAPVTGYASQAFGANQLESIEDGILTGNDDRLFFRNTLDMVTGKPKQGGNVVTTLNSAAQKAAYNGLKARGKGAVAAIDPSTGKILALASYPSYDPGSFAGNSTDTDSKNWTKLQKTNDPNDPMLNRALRETYPPGSTFKVVTAAAALENGLYSSAEEKTDTPLPWIMPGTTTPLPNEGNIPCKNATMRVALQYSCNTVFGKIGADLGKDKMLEEAKKFGFDAEHFTPVRSSASVFSDDMNVSQTALSSIGQFNTAATPLQMAMVASAIANNGSLMKPYMVDKLQSSNVDTIAQTDPEKLSQPLSAKNAQILQSMMETVIKEGTGKNAQIPGVTVGGKTGTAQHGVANSKNPYAWFISYAKLADGSSPVAVAVVVEDDQASRDDISGGGLAAPIAKSVMEAVIDSKK, from the coding sequence GTGAACAAGCCCCTGCGCCGGATCGCGATCTTCTGCGGTCTGCTCGTCCTCACGCTGCTGCTGCGGGACAACTGGCTCCAGTACGTCAAGGCGGACAGCCTCAAGGACGACACGCTGAACCGCCGGGTCACCATCGCCCGCTACTCCACCCCACGCGGCGACATCATCGTCGACGGCGACCCGATCACCGGCTCGACGAAGACGAGCAAGAGCGGGCTGAACGACCTGGAGTACAAGCGCACCTACAAGAACGGGCCGATGTGGGCGCCGGTCACCGGGTACGCGTCGCAGGCGTTCGGCGCCAACCAGCTGGAGTCGATCGAGGACGGCATCCTCACCGGCAACGACGACCGCCTCTTCTTCCGCAACACCCTGGACATGGTCACGGGCAAGCCGAAGCAGGGCGGCAACGTCGTCACCACCCTCAACTCCGCCGCGCAGAAGGCCGCGTACAACGGGCTGAAGGCGCGCGGCAAGGGAGCGGTCGCCGCGATCGACCCGTCCACCGGCAAGATCCTGGCGCTGGCCTCCTACCCGTCGTACGACCCGGGGTCGTTCGCCGGGAACTCCACGGACACCGACTCCAAGAACTGGACCAAGCTCCAGAAGACGAACGACCCGAACGACCCGATGCTCAACCGCGCCCTGCGCGAGACGTACCCGCCGGGCTCGACCTTCAAGGTCGTCACGGCCGCGGCGGCGCTGGAGAACGGGCTGTACTCCTCGGCCGAGGAGAAGACCGACACCCCGCTGCCGTGGATCATGCCGGGCACCACCACCCCGCTCCCCAACGAGGGCAACATCCCGTGCAAGAACGCGACCATGCGGGTCGCGCTCCAGTACTCCTGCAACACCGTGTTCGGCAAGATCGGCGCGGACCTGGGCAAGGACAAGATGCTGGAGGAGGCGAAGAAGTTCGGCTTCGACGCCGAGCACTTCACGCCGGTCCGCTCCAGCGCCTCGGTGTTCTCCGACGACATGAACGTGTCGCAGACCGCGCTCTCCTCCATCGGCCAGTTCAACACCGCCGCGACGCCGTTGCAGATGGCCATGGTCGCCTCGGCGATCGCCAACAACGGCTCGCTGATGAAGCCGTACATGGTGGACAAGCTCCAGTCGTCGAACGTCGACACCATCGCGCAGACCGACCCGGAGAAGCTGAGCCAGCCGCTGTCGGCGAAGAACGCGCAGATCCTCCAGTCGATGATGGAGACCGTCATCAAGGAGGGCACCGGCAAGAACGCCCAGATCCCGGGCGTCACGGTGGGCGGCAAGACCGGTACCGCGCAGCACGGCGTCGCCAACAGCAAGAACCCGTACGCCTGGTTCATCTCCTACGCCAAGCTCGCCGACGGCAGCTCGCCGGTCGCGGTGGCCGTGGTGGTCGAGGACGACCAGGCCAGCCGTGACGACATCTCCGGCGGCGGCCTCGCGGCACCCATCGCGAAGTCCGTGATGGAGGCGGTCATCGACTCCAAGAAGTGA
- a CDS encoding FtsW/RodA/SpoVE family cell cycle protein, translating into MSSTTNSPTHHTSTIGAIGAPSRRNTELAMLVFAVVIPVFAYANVGLAINDSVPPGLLSYGCGLGLLAAIGHLVVRKFAPYADPLLLPLATLLNGLGLVLIWRLDQSKLLQSLPNYVQAAPRQLLYTALGIAMFSAVLIFLKDHRVLQRYTYISMFAALVLLLLPLVPGLGANIYGAKIWIRVPGLGSLQPGEFAKIILAIFFAGYLMVKRDALALASRRVMGLYLPRGRDLGPIIVVWGISILILVFETDLGTSLLFFGMFVIMLYVATERTSWIVFGLLMSAVGAVGVASFEPHVQQRVQAWLNPLAEYKLSQKGVYGHSEQSMQALWAFGSGGTLGSGLGQGHSDLIRFAANSDFILATFGEELGLAGLMAILLLYGLIVERGVRTALAARDPFGKLLAIGLSGAFALQVFVVAGGVMGLIPLTGMTMPFLAYGGSSVLANWALIGILIRISDTARRPAPTPAGNPDAEMTQVVRP; encoded by the coding sequence ATGAGCAGTACTACCAACTCGCCGACGCACCACACGTCCACGATCGGCGCCATCGGCGCCCCGAGCAGACGCAACACCGAACTGGCGATGCTCGTGTTCGCCGTCGTCATTCCGGTGTTCGCCTACGCCAACGTGGGCCTGGCCATCAACGACTCGGTACCGCCGGGCCTGCTCAGCTACGGCTGCGGGCTCGGTCTGCTGGCCGCCATCGGCCATCTCGTGGTGCGGAAGTTCGCGCCGTACGCGGACCCGCTGCTGCTGCCCCTCGCCACCCTCCTCAACGGCCTCGGGCTCGTCCTCATCTGGCGCCTCGACCAGTCGAAGCTGCTCCAGTCGCTGCCCAACTACGTCCAGGCCGCGCCCCGCCAGCTGCTGTACACCGCGCTCGGCATCGCCATGTTCTCGGCGGTGCTGATCTTCCTGAAGGACCACCGCGTCCTCCAGCGCTACACGTACATCTCGATGTTCGCCGCCCTGGTGCTGCTGCTGCTGCCGCTGGTGCCCGGCCTCGGCGCGAACATCTACGGCGCCAAGATCTGGATCCGCGTCCCGGGCCTCGGCTCGCTCCAGCCCGGTGAGTTCGCGAAGATCATCCTGGCGATCTTCTTCGCCGGCTACCTGATGGTGAAGCGCGACGCCCTCGCGCTCGCCAGCCGCCGGGTGATGGGCCTCTACCTGCCGCGCGGCCGGGACCTGGGCCCGATCATCGTCGTCTGGGGCATCTCGATCCTCATCCTGGTCTTCGAGACCGACCTCGGAACGTCGCTGCTGTTCTTCGGCATGTTCGTCATCATGCTGTACGTCGCCACCGAGCGGACCAGCTGGATCGTCTTCGGTCTGCTGATGTCCGCGGTCGGCGCGGTCGGCGTGGCCAGCTTCGAACCGCACGTCCAGCAGCGCGTCCAGGCGTGGCTCAACCCGCTGGCCGAGTACAAGCTCAGCCAGAAGGGCGTCTACGGCCACTCCGAGCAGTCCATGCAGGCGCTGTGGGCGTTCGGCTCGGGCGGCACCCTCGGCTCGGGTCTCGGCCAGGGCCACTCCGACCTCATCAGGTTCGCCGCCAACTCCGACTTCATCCTCGCCACCTTCGGCGAGGAGCTCGGCCTGGCCGGCCTGATGGCGATCCTGCTGCTCTACGGGCTGATCGTGGAACGCGGTGTGCGCACCGCGCTGGCCGCCCGCGACCCGTTCGGCAAGCTGCTCGCCATCGGCCTCTCCGGCGCCTTCGCGCTCCAGGTCTTCGTGGTGGCCGGCGGTGTCATGGGGCTCATCCCGCTGACCGGTATGACGATGCCGTTCCTCGCGTACGGAGGTTCGTCCGTGTTGGCCAACTGGGCGCTGATCGGCATCCTCATCCGCATCAGCGATACCGCGCGCCGGCCCGCGCCCACCCCCGCCGGCAACCCCGACGCCGAGATGACCCAGGTGGTCCGCCCGTGA
- a CDS encoding Stp1/IreP family PP2C-type Ser/Thr phosphatase, producing MYPEPTGEVRMSLSLRFAAGSHKGMIREGNEDSGYAGPRLLAIADGMGGAAAGEVASSEAISTIVALDDDVPGSDLLTSLGAAVQRANDQLRSMVEDDPQLEGMGTTLTALLWTGQRLGLVHVGDSRAYLLRDGVLTQITQDHTWVQRLVDEGRITEEEATTHPQRSLLMRALGSGDHVEPDLSIREVRAGDRYLICSDGLSGVVSHQTLEDTLASYQGPQETVQELIQLALRGGGPDNITVIIADVLDLDTGDTLAGQLSDTPVVVGAVAENQHQQHDGTIMQTPAGRASGLGRQVPGQGGEFGPPGSGDDGGYAPSGSFGDYDDQDFVKPGKGRRWLKRSFYTVLALAVIGGGLYGGYRWTQTQYYVGTNGEHLALYQGISQDLAWVSLSKVEKDHPEIELKYLPPYQQKQVKATIAEGGLKDAQSKIDELSVQASACKKESERQAVESRNSAKTGTGEAGGTTGTTPASLASKASPSPSTSPTPSPSATAPTPSPGPSLSEEEQKVVSLCGKQ from the coding sequence ATGTACCCGGAGCCGACGGGCGAGGTGCGCATGAGTCTGTCACTGCGCTTCGCCGCCGGATCGCACAAAGGCATGATCCGGGAGGGCAACGAGGACTCCGGATACGCCGGACCCCGCCTGCTTGCCATCGCCGACGGCATGGGCGGCGCCGCCGCCGGCGAGGTCGCCTCCTCCGAGGCGATCTCCACCATCGTCGCCCTCGACGACGACGTACCCGGCTCCGACCTCCTCACCTCCCTCGGCGCCGCCGTGCAGCGCGCCAACGACCAGCTGCGCTCGATGGTCGAGGACGACCCCCAGCTGGAGGGCATGGGCACCACGCTCACCGCCCTGCTCTGGACCGGCCAGCGGCTCGGGCTCGTGCACGTCGGCGACTCGCGCGCGTACCTGCTGCGCGACGGCGTGCTGACCCAGATCACCCAGGACCACACCTGGGTGCAGCGGCTGGTCGACGAGGGCCGCATCACCGAGGAAGAGGCCACCACCCACCCGCAGCGCTCCCTGCTGATGCGGGCGCTGGGCAGCGGCGACCACGTCGAGCCCGACCTGTCGATCCGCGAGGTCCGGGCCGGCGACCGCTACCTGATCTGCTCCGACGGCCTCTCGGGCGTGGTGTCCCACCAGACCCTCGAGGACACCCTCGCCAGCTACCAGGGCCCCCAGGAGACCGTGCAGGAGCTGATCCAGCTCGCGCTGCGCGGCGGCGGCCCCGACAACATCACGGTGATCATCGCCGACGTCCTCGACCTGGACACCGGGGACACCCTCGCCGGGCAGCTCTCCGACACCCCGGTGGTGGTCGGCGCGGTCGCCGAGAACCAGCACCAGCAGCACGACGGCACGATCATGCAGACCCCGGCCGGCCGCGCCTCCGGGCTCGGCCGCCAAGTCCCCGGCCAGGGCGGCGAGTTCGGCCCGCCGGGCTCGGGCGACGACGGCGGCTACGCGCCGTCCGGCTCCTTCGGCGACTACGACGACCAGGACTTCGTCAAGCCCGGCAAGGGCAGGCGCTGGCTGAAGAGATCGTTCTACACCGTGCTGGCGCTGGCCGTGATCGGCGGCGGTCTGTACGGCGGCTACCGCTGGACGCAGACGCAGTACTACGTCGGCACCAACGGCGAGCACCTCGCCCTCTACCAGGGCATCAGCCAGGACCTGGCCTGGGTCTCGCTCTCGAAGGTCGAGAAGGACCACCCCGAGATCGAACTCAAGTACCTGCCGCCGTACCAGCAGAAGCAGGTGAAGGCCACCATCGCCGAAGGCGGCCTGAAGGACGCCCAGTCGAAGATCGACGAACTCTCCGTGCAGGCGTCCGCCTGCAAGAAGGAGTCCGAGCGGCAGGCGGTCGAGAGCCGGAACAGCGCGAAGACCGGCACGGGAGAGGCGGGCGGGACCACGGGAACCACCCCGGCCTCCCTCGCGTCAAAGGCATCGCCGAGCCCCTCGACCTCCCCGACCCCGTCCCCGTCCGCGACCGCCCCGACCCCGAGCCCCGGCCCCAGCCTCTCGGAGGAGGAGCAGAAGGTCGTCTCGCTGTGCGGTAAGCAGTAG
- a CDS encoding FHA domain-containing protein FhaB/FipA, with amino-acid sequence MSELTLTVMRLGFLAVLWLFVIVAVQVIRSDLFGTRVTQRGGRRDAGRAQQSQRQQAPPQQRQQPAAGRQRRNAPTKLVVSEGTLTGTTVALQGQTISLGRAHDSTIVLDDDYASSRHARIYPDRDGQWIVEDLGSTNGTYLDRSRLTTPTPIPLGAPIRIGKTVIELRK; translated from the coding sequence ATGTCAGAGCTGACCCTCACGGTCATGCGGCTGGGTTTCCTGGCCGTACTGTGGCTGTTCGTGATCGTGGCCGTGCAGGTCATCCGCAGCGACCTGTTCGGAACGCGCGTCACGCAGCGCGGCGGGCGACGGGACGCGGGGCGGGCCCAGCAGAGCCAGCGCCAGCAGGCCCCACCGCAGCAGCGGCAGCAGCCCGCCGCGGGCCGCCAGCGGCGCAACGCGCCCACCAAGCTGGTCGTGTCGGAGGGCACCCTCACCGGCACGACGGTCGCCCTCCAGGGCCAGACCATCAGCCTTGGCCGGGCGCACGACAGCACCATCGTGCTGGACGACGACTACGCCTCCAGCCGCCATGCCAGGATCTACCCGGACCGCGACGGCCAGTGGATCGTCGAGGACCTGGGGTCCACCAACGGCACGTATCTCGACCGGAGCCGGCTGACGACCCCCACGCCGATCCCGCTGGGCGCGCCGATCCGCATCGGCAAGACCGTCATCGAGCTGCGGAAGTAG
- a CDS encoding FhaA domain-containing protein — protein MGVLKKFEQRLEGLVNGTFAKVFKSEVQPVEIAGALQRECDNNATIWNRDRIVVPNDFIVELSTPDFERLSPYSGQLSDELAGMVRDYAKQQRYTFMGPIKVNLEKADDLDTGLYRVRSRTLASTTDQQGAGPAAPAGPPAGGRGPGAGGYGYPPAAGSPGAPPMPAAPPPGGRPGGYGYPQPAQPAQRPTGPSGPVGASAPGSRTRYWVEINGNRHQISGPTLVLGRSTEADVRIDDPGVSRRHCEIRTGTPSTIQDLGSTNGIVVDGQHTTRATLRDGSRIVVGSTTIIYRQAEG, from the coding sequence ATGGGAGTCCTGAAGAAGTTCGAGCAGCGTCTCGAAGGCTTGGTCAACGGCACCTTCGCCAAAGTCTTCAAGTCCGAGGTCCAGCCCGTGGAGATCGCGGGAGCGCTCCAGCGCGAGTGCGACAACAACGCGACGATCTGGAACCGCGACCGGATCGTCGTGCCCAACGACTTCATCGTCGAGCTGAGCACCCCCGACTTCGAGCGGCTCAGCCCGTACTCGGGCCAGCTGAGCGACGAGCTGGCCGGCATGGTCAGGGACTACGCGAAGCAGCAGCGGTACACCTTCATGGGACCGATCAAGGTCAACCTGGAGAAGGCGGACGATCTCGACACCGGCCTCTACCGGGTCCGCAGCCGCACCCTCGCCTCCACCACCGACCAGCAGGGCGCGGGCCCCGCGGCCCCGGCGGGCCCGCCCGCGGGCGGTCGCGGACCGGGCGCGGGCGGGTACGGCTACCCGCCGGCCGCCGGATCCCCCGGCGCCCCGCCGATGCCCGCCGCTCCGCCCCCCGGCGGACGCCCCGGCGGCTACGGCTACCCGCAGCCCGCCCAGCCCGCGCAGCGCCCCACGGGACCCTCGGGTCCGGTCGGCGCGTCCGCGCCCGGCTCCCGCACCCGCTACTGGGTGGAGATCAACGGCAACCGCCACCAGATCTCGGGACCCACGCTCGTGCTCGGCCGCAGCACCGAGGCCGACGTACGGATCGACGACCCCGGCGTCTCGCGCCGGCACTGTGAGATCCGGACCGGAACGCCCTCGACGATCCAGGATCTCGGGTCCACCAACGGCATCGTGGTGGACGGGCAGCACACCACCCGCGCTACGCTCCGCGACGGCTCGCGGATCGTCGTGGGCAGCACCACCATCATTTACCGGCAAGCCGAAGGGTGA
- a CDS encoding FMN-dependent NADH-azoreductase has protein sequence MPTLLHIDSSVFPAGASASRDVTDAFRTAWQEQHPEGTVIHRDLSAHPVPHISADAHTAGFADPATHTPGQAAAFAERLKLIEELENADAVLIGAPMYNFSIPSTLKAWLDNVILMGRTAGAEESKVKGTPVTVVASRGGSYAPGTPREGFEYVQNYLRAVFADALGADLEFIVPELTMAPHNPAMADLVPLYEASRERALEDAATKAKSLADRLAA, from the coding sequence ATGCCGACGCTCCTGCACATCGACTCCTCCGTCTTCCCGGCCGGCGCCTCCGCGTCCCGTGACGTCACCGACGCCTTCCGCACGGCGTGGCAGGAACAGCACCCCGAGGGCACGGTGATCCACCGCGACCTGTCCGCGCACCCGGTGCCGCACATCAGCGCCGACGCGCACACCGCAGGCTTCGCGGACCCGGCCACGCACACCCCGGGGCAGGCCGCGGCCTTCGCCGAACGCCTGAAGCTGATCGAGGAGCTGGAGAACGCGGACGCCGTCCTGATCGGCGCCCCGATGTACAACTTCTCGATCCCGTCGACCCTGAAGGCGTGGCTGGACAACGTGATCCTGATGGGCCGCACCGCGGGCGCCGAGGAGTCCAAGGTGAAGGGCACCCCGGTCACCGTGGTCGCCAGCCGGGGCGGCTCCTACGCGCCCGGCACCCCGCGCGAGGGCTTCGAGTACGTCCAGAACTACCTGCGCGCGGTCTTCGCCGACGCGCTCGGCGCTGATCTGGAGTTCATCGTCCCGGAGCTGACCATGGCCCCGCACAATCCGGCGATGGCCGACCTGGTCCCGCTCTACGAGGCGTCGCGCGAGCGTGCCCTGGAGGACGCCGCCACCAAGGCCAAGTCCCTGGCGGACCGCCTGGCGGCCTGA